The following coding sequences lie in one Hyalangium ruber genomic window:
- a CDS encoding PilZ domain-containing protein, which translates to MAERNESPGLRGEERRESPRVPMRFLVRRVGSEASFEAREGDLSLGGCAWQGGTLEAGAQVELRFLLPSVPDELNVRGEVLQVREGQKGLATHVRFLELPVDVELSIARYLDDVELGAPKS; encoded by the coding sequence ATGGCGGAGCGGAATGAATCCCCGGGACTCCGGGGCGAAGAGCGGCGGGAGTCGCCGCGGGTGCCGATGCGCTTCTTGGTGCGGCGTGTCGGGAGTGAGGCGAGCTTCGAGGCCCGGGAGGGGGACTTGTCCCTCGGCGGCTGTGCCTGGCAGGGCGGGACGCTGGAGGCGGGGGCGCAGGTGGAATTGCGTTTCCTGCTGCCCTCGGTGCCGGACGAGCTGAACGTGCGCGGCGAGGTGCTGCAGGTGCGCGAGGGCCAGAAGGGATTGGCCACGCACGTGCGCTTCCTGGAGCTGCCCGTGGACGTGGAGCTGTCCATCGCCCGCTACCTGGATGATGTGGAGCTGGGAGCACCGAAGAGCTGA
- a CDS encoding 5'-deoxyadenosine deaminase codes for MDLLLTHGTVVTMNREREVLADADVLIQDGRIAKVGHGLKVRGAARRVLDVSGQVVLPGLIHGHLHACQTLFRNHADGLELLDWLRERIWPYEAAHDPDSLRASADLTFAELIQSGSTAALDMGTVRHYDSVFESARDCGFRLTGGKAMMDTGRALPAALRETTEASLSESLALLERWHGTHDNRLRYAFAPRFVLSCTEKLLKEVSRLSREKGVRIHTHASENATECDLVRQRIGLDNIAYFHSLGISGPHVTLAHCVWPTAEEQRLLRETGTVVCHCPSSNLKLASGIAKVPELMDAGVHVCLGADGAPCNNNLDLFMEMRLAALLHKPRVGPLGMPPLRVLEMATLEGARALGLEQEVGSLEVGKRADVTVVDLRGLHATPSPENVLGTLVHAARATDVTHVLIDGRPVLKDRQLLTLDAHEVAESARKHSARIVERVNA; via the coding sequence GTGGACCTGCTCCTGACCCATGGCACCGTCGTGACGATGAACCGCGAGCGCGAGGTGCTCGCGGATGCGGACGTGCTCATCCAAGATGGCCGCATCGCCAAGGTGGGGCATGGGCTGAAGGTGCGTGGGGCCGCGCGGCGCGTGCTCGACGTGTCCGGCCAGGTGGTGCTGCCCGGCCTCATCCACGGCCACCTGCACGCTTGCCAGACGCTGTTCCGCAACCACGCCGACGGGCTGGAGCTCCTGGACTGGCTCCGCGAGCGCATCTGGCCCTACGAGGCGGCGCATGACCCGGACTCGCTGAGGGCCTCGGCGGACCTCACCTTCGCCGAGCTCATCCAGTCGGGCTCCACCGCGGCGCTCGATATGGGCACGGTGCGCCACTACGACTCGGTGTTCGAGTCGGCGCGCGACTGCGGCTTCCGGCTCACCGGCGGCAAGGCGATGATGGACACCGGCCGCGCGCTGCCGGCGGCCCTTCGCGAGACGACGGAGGCCTCGCTCTCCGAGAGCCTGGCCCTGCTGGAGCGCTGGCACGGCACCCACGACAACCGGCTGCGCTACGCCTTCGCCCCGCGCTTCGTGCTCTCGTGTACCGAGAAGCTGCTGAAGGAGGTGTCTCGGCTGTCGCGGGAGAAGGGCGTGCGCATCCACACGCACGCCAGCGAGAACGCCACCGAGTGCGACCTGGTGCGCCAGCGCATCGGCCTGGACAACATCGCCTACTTCCACTCGCTGGGCATCTCCGGCCCCCACGTGACGCTGGCCCACTGCGTGTGGCCCACCGCCGAGGAGCAGCGCCTGCTGCGCGAGACGGGCACCGTGGTGTGCCACTGCCCCAGCTCCAACCTGAAGCTCGCCTCCGGCATCGCCAAGGTGCCCGAGCTGATGGATGCCGGGGTCCACGTGTGCCTGGGCGCGGACGGCGCGCCCTGCAACAACAACCTGGACCTCTTCATGGAGATGCGGCTGGCGGCGCTGCTGCACAAGCCGCGCGTGGGTCCGCTGGGCATGCCGCCCCTGCGCGTGCTGGAGATGGCCACGCTGGAGGGCGCCCGGGCGCTGGGGCTGGAGCAGGAGGTGGGCTCGCTCGAGGTGGGCAAGCGCGCCGACGTCACCGTGGTGGACCTGCGCGGCCTGCATGCCACGCCCTCGCCGGAGAATGTGCTGGGCACGTTGGTGCATGCCGCCCGGGCCACGGATGTGACGCACGTGCTCATCGACGGCCGGCCCGTGCTCAAGGACCGCCAGTTGCTCACCCTGGATGCCCACGAGGTGGCCGAGAGCGCCCGCAAGCACTCGGCCCGCATCGTCGAGCGCGTGAACGCCTGA
- a CDS encoding cytidine deaminase, translated as MADEIPWEALFQQAAKVRERAHVPYSRFPVGAAILFADGTVVVGCNVENATYGLTVCAERGAFVSAVAQGHTRPVAVAIVVDTPTPCPPCGMCRQVMAEFGGPEMPVRSRNMKGEEAQYSLRELLPHAFTRDFL; from the coding sequence ATGGCCGACGAGATTCCCTGGGAAGCGCTGTTCCAGCAGGCGGCGAAGGTGCGCGAGCGCGCGCACGTGCCCTATTCGCGCTTCCCCGTGGGCGCCGCCATCCTCTTCGCCGACGGCACGGTGGTGGTGGGGTGCAACGTGGAGAACGCCACGTACGGACTCACCGTGTGTGCCGAGCGGGGGGCCTTCGTCTCGGCGGTGGCCCAGGGGCACACCCGGCCGGTGGCGGTGGCCATCGTCGTGGACACCCCCACGCCCTGTCCGCCCTGTGGCATGTGCCGGCAGGTGATGGCGGAGTTCGGCGGGCCGGAGATGCCCGTGCGCAGCCGCAACATGAAGGGAGAAGAGGCCCAGTACTCCCTGCGCGAGCTGCTGCCGCACGCCTTTACGCGCGACTTCCTCTGA
- a CDS encoding sensor histidine kinase, producing MTQQDTRAFDAILAQAVDGQRRGVLKAGAAVRLVGTLAFLLIVLALWLGGRPDWAPYPLPLGLYLGVAGLLFALHRKPLIRWLSVAQSVVDVGLVFWLQHTALPISPFPAGVAGFSLGLFALVVVLSSLTLFPSVVYLTTTLAAIAQATLMREAGVGFGAVAVAVVVLGMVAVMSQYGSHRVRQLVLALSRTEVERQVEARRFQEVEQARGTIENMLSEARAHNAQLLALQQEKDQLTQFVVHDLRSPLSALTMTFSLLENELAMGDAGLRQAVRTGVAVTGRMERMIAELLDIPRLEEGQLELRAQRITAIPLLEEVRLAAASGAQFRRLKLEAEAPADLEFHGDRSLLLRVVENLTTNALRHTPPGGRVRLEVGTDAGGTWLAVRNDGTPIPPELRERLFGKYSQGDKERSHRTGYGLGLYFCRLAVEAHGGRLSVEDTPGWPTSFVARLPPLPAQSRSASPG from the coding sequence CGTCTTGGCGCTGTGGCTCGGAGGCCGTCCCGACTGGGCCCCCTACCCGCTCCCGCTCGGGCTCTACCTGGGGGTGGCGGGGCTGCTCTTCGCCCTGCACCGCAAGCCCCTCATCCGCTGGCTCAGCGTGGCCCAGTCCGTGGTGGATGTGGGGCTGGTGTTCTGGCTGCAGCACACCGCGCTGCCCATCTCCCCGTTCCCCGCCGGAGTGGCCGGATTCAGCCTCGGGCTCTTCGCGCTGGTGGTGGTGCTCAGCAGCCTCACGCTCTTTCCCAGCGTCGTCTACCTGACAACAACGCTGGCAGCTATCGCCCAGGCCACGCTGATGCGCGAGGCGGGGGTGGGCTTCGGTGCGGTGGCGGTGGCGGTGGTGGTGCTGGGAATGGTGGCCGTCATGAGCCAGTACGGCAGCCACCGCGTGCGCCAACTGGTGCTGGCCCTGTCCCGCACCGAGGTGGAGCGTCAGGTCGAAGCGCGGCGCTTCCAGGAAGTCGAACAGGCCCGCGGCACCATCGAGAACATGCTGAGCGAGGCGCGCGCGCACAACGCGCAGCTGCTGGCGCTCCAGCAGGAGAAGGACCAGCTCACCCAGTTCGTCGTGCATGACCTGCGCTCGCCGCTCTCGGCGCTGACGATGACGTTCTCCCTGCTGGAGAACGAGCTGGCCATGGGCGACGCGGGGCTGCGGCAGGCGGTGCGCACGGGGGTGGCCGTCACCGGGCGCATGGAGCGGATGATCGCCGAGCTGCTGGACATCCCTCGCCTGGAGGAGGGCCAGTTGGAGCTGCGCGCCCAGCGCATCACCGCCATCCCACTGTTGGAGGAGGTACGCCTGGCGGCCGCCTCGGGCGCGCAGTTCCGCCGGCTCAAGCTGGAGGCGGAGGCGCCCGCGGACTTGGAGTTCCACGGGGACCGCTCGCTGCTGCTGCGCGTGGTGGAGAACCTCACCACCAACGCCCTTCGCCACACGCCGCCGGGAGGGCGGGTGCGGCTGGAGGTGGGCACGGACGCGGGGGGTACGTGGCTGGCGGTGCGCAACGACGGCACACCCATTCCCCCCGAGCTGCGCGAGCGGCTCTTCGGGAAATACAGCCAGGGAGACAAGGAGCGCAGCCACCGGACGGGCTACGGGCTGGGGCTCTACTTCTGCCGGCTGGCGGTGGAGGCCCACGGTGGGCGCCTCTCGGTGGAGGACACGCCTGGGTGGCCCACCTCGTTCGTCGCGAGGCTCCCGCCCCTGCCGGCCCAGTCCCGAAGCGCCAGCCCGGGCTGA
- a CDS encoding purine-nucleoside phosphorylase, which translates to MGLYEQVQETVQAIRQRAGGLSPRVGIILGSGLGAFADGFEGKVVLPYGEMPHFPHSSVPGHAGRLVLGRVGGEPVVAMQGRVHSYEGYSPTQVAFPARVLCALGIRALVVTNAAGGINTQFAPGDLMAITDHINLSGWNALTGPNDDRLGPRFPDMSRAYSPALRALLLESAQRTQVLLRQGVYAMVAGPSYETPAEIRMLRTLGSDAVGMSTVPEVVAAGHMGVPVAGISCITNLAAGVGDKPLTHEEVAETANRVAGIFSRLLTEFLPAAARA; encoded by the coding sequence ATGGGGCTCTACGAACAGGTACAAGAGACGGTGCAGGCCATCCGCCAGCGGGCAGGAGGGCTCTCCCCGCGCGTGGGCATCATCCTCGGCAGCGGCCTGGGCGCCTTCGCGGACGGCTTCGAGGGCAAGGTGGTGCTGCCCTATGGCGAGATGCCCCACTTCCCCCACTCCTCCGTGCCGGGGCATGCCGGTAGGCTCGTGCTCGGGCGCGTGGGCGGCGAGCCGGTGGTGGCGATGCAGGGCCGCGTCCACTCCTATGAGGGCTATTCCCCCACGCAGGTGGCCTTCCCCGCCCGCGTGCTGTGCGCGCTGGGCATCCGCGCCCTGGTGGTCACCAACGCCGCCGGTGGCATCAACACCCAGTTCGCCCCGGGCGACCTGATGGCCATCACCGACCACATCAACCTCTCCGGGTGGAACGCGCTCACCGGCCCCAATGACGACCGGCTGGGGCCCCGCTTCCCGGACATGAGCCGGGCCTACTCCCCCGCGCTCCGGGCGCTGCTGCTCGAGTCGGCCCAGCGCACCCAGGTGCTCCTGCGTCAGGGCGTGTATGCCATGGTGGCAGGTCCATCTTATGAGACTCCGGCAGAAATTCGCATGCTGCGCACGCTGGGCTCGGACGCGGTGGGGATGAGCACGGTGCCGGAGGTGGTGGCCGCGGGGCACATGGGCGTGCCGGTGGCGGGAATCAGCTGCATCACCAACCTGGCGGCGGGGGTAGGGGACAAACCGCTCACGCATGAAGAGGTAGCCGAGACGGCCAACCGCGTGGCGGGTATCTTCTCCCGGCTGCTGACGGAATTCCTTCCGGCGGCGGCTCGCGCGTGA